ttgtagatcttttctgaaccctttcaagtttcacaacatccttccgataggaaggagaccagaattgcacgcaatattccaagtggcttaaccaatgtcctgtacagcagcaacatgacctcccaactcctgtactcaatgctctgaccaataaaggaaagcataccaaatgacttcttcactatcctatctacctgcgactccactttcaaggagctatgaacctgcactccaagatctctttgttcctgatAGAAGTACTACATTCCCCGTAagggatgcattagtcaggggtaaatgtgttgtaatggggtaggggaatgggtcagcgtggatctgttgggccgaatggcctgtttccacaccatagggattctaggattatggcgggtctagattagagtggtgctggaaaagcccagcaggaaaggcagcatctgaggagcaggaaaatctacgtttcaggcaaaagcccttcatcaggaaaagaggcagggtgtctgcagagtggagagataaatgagaggggggggggggttggagagaaagtagcatagagtacaatgggtgaatgggggtgaggttgaagttgataggtcagagaggaaggtggagtggatagatggaaaggaagataggcaggtcggacaggtcatgaaggtggtgctgagctggaaggttggagctggggtgaggtgagggaaggggaaatgaggaaactggtgaaatccatattgatgccatggggttgaaatgttccgaggtggacgatgaggtattcttcctccaggcgtcgggtggaggagacccaggacctgcatgtcctcggcagtgtgggagggggagttgaagtgttggaccacagggcgatggggttgattggtgcgggtgtcccggagatgttcctgaaagcgctctgctaggaggtgtccagtctccccaatgtagaggagaccgcgtcgggagcaatggatacaacagatgatattggtggatgagcaggtaaaactttgatggatgtggaaggctcctttggggccgtggatggaggcgagggaggtggtgtgcgtgcaggttttgcaattcctgcggtggcaggggaaggtgcctggaaaGGGTGGGTGGGTTGTTGGTGAGAGATTAGGTGGCGGCAcatggctgcgagtgtggagcgaaggatcttgaaggagaactgttgttGGTGTTTTTGCTTGAAGGAGATGCCATgtgccggcacctaacctctctgcagtggtctcctctacactggggagactggacgcctcctagcagagcactttcaGGAAGATcgccgggacacctgcaccaatcaatcccaccgccctgtggcccaacctTTCAACTCTCCCCgccccactctgccgaggacatgcaggtcctgggtctcctccaacgctgctccctcaccacccgacgcctggaggaagaacgcctcattttccacctcggaacacttcaaccccatggcatcaatgtggagttCACCCTGTAAGGAATGGGGaagtgtgttgtttttgcagaaataGAAAAGCAAGAGTGTGTATGTGCAGAAAAGAGGTACAAGAAAAATATCAGTTAAGCAAGCATTAGGGAAATGTGTCTTTATCTTTAATGTATAATTGTGGATAAGTGAGTACTAACTTTAGTGCAGaattattaaagcaaataatttctttcaagataatgttttaaataatagtctcagcaaaatagctgagatAGCTGAAACGCATAAGCTCGGCGCGAAAAATATACATTGTTAAAATGTAtgttcaagaatggaatgtacctatggaCAATGAaagatgttacaagcaaagtaaaaagaacatcaagatacaagtttagccttatgtcagcacttacagagggaaAGGTTACCAACTTGGAGAGAAGGGGGCAATAAGGGTGGAGCACAGCTGGGCAGTGGGAGAATACTAAGAAAGATTGGATAATGTAGGAGTCGGGAGAGatgacctcacgcagctcaaaggTATAATTGTGTAAGAATTTGAATTCTctttgctcatttgcttctgcaATTGATGCCCTTTCCTataagatcgtagaataaattgtcttgtttccagtgttggtggtctcgtctaaattttattgattttgtttctaacaaccagtttcctcatttcccctttcccccacctcaccccagctccaaccttccaactcagcactgtcctcatgacctgaccGACctgctatccactccacccttctctctgacctatcaccttcatcccctcccccactcacctattgtactcgatgccttcatcccctcccccactcacctattgtactcgatgctactttctcccaacgcctaccctcctctcatttatctctccaccctgcttctattcctgttgaagggcttttgcccgaaacgtcgattttcccgctcctcggatgctgcctttcccgcaacactctaatctagactttggcttccagcatctgcattacttatttttaacatttattctaggattatgttcggcacggactctgattggtcaagtccTTAGAAAATTCGAGAAGGTACCCGCTCTCCAGCGGACCTCGTGGCACTTTGGGGCAGGGTAGAGACCAGAGGGAGAAAATCAACCCGTGGAGGGAGACGAATGGCGAAAGTCACCAGTCCCAAAGAATAGGACACTTGTAAATAAAGGTGTTAAAAATGTTAAAGTTTATTTCTTGCCTGTGCTGTCTTCAAATAAAGCCGCGACCGTTAGGCTAACTGCCGGCTCGAGGCACGCAAAGGTACCTGGGTGAACTCATCTCGCGCTTCGGGGTGTAAGTGCGTCCGCGAGGCGCTCGAGACACCTGCACCGCGGAGCAGGACCGTTCCCTGCGGTAAAGAGAGTGTAAGGTCCACGCAGGTTGTTGTTGTCAGTCTTGTGGACACGCTCTTGGATTTGTAGAGGATCTTGAATCGGGCAAAGGAAGTATCCGGTTGTCATGTTTTGTGAGGAGCTGGGATTGTCCTCGAGCAGCAAGTGATGAGCTCTCTCCGCGGTAAGGAGCGGGAATTCAGTCAGCAAtcccctaaacctaaccctaaccagCCCCGCCGCCACCCAGCCTGACAACGTGGACGATGAAACAAAAAAAGCTGTTTCGGAGACGTCCCAGACCTCCCTTATTCGGCTACAATGTTGACTGAATAAATATTAAACAGTATGATGCAAGATTGTAATTAGCGCTGGCCAAGGATTTGCGCTggattatggagtcatagagatgttcgtggatgcggatcgttagctgtcttcctgtttgtcctatatagtgttttgtgcagtccttgcatgggattttgtacactacattagttttgctcatgctgggtatcgggtccttcgttttggtgagttgttgtctgagagtggctgttggtttgtgtgctgttataagtcctagtggtcgcagtagtctggctgtcatttcagagatgttcttgatgtatggtagtgtggctagtcctttgggttgcggcatgtccNNNNNNNNNNNNNNNNNNNNNNNNNNNNNNNNNNNNNNNNNNNNNNNNNNNNNNNNNNNNNNNNNNNNNNNNNNNNNNNNNNNNNNNNNNNNNNNNNNNNNNNNNNNNNNNNNNNNNNNNNNNNNNNNNNNNNNNNNNNNNNNNNNNNNNNNNNNNNNNNNNNNNNNNNNNNNNNNNNNNNNNNNNNNNNNNNNNNNNNNNNNNNNNNNNNNNNNNNNNNNNNNNNNNNNNNNNNNNNNNNNNNNNNNNNNNNNNNNNNNNNNNNNNNNNNNNNNNNNNNNNNNNNNNNNNNNNNNNNNNNNNNNNNNNNNNNNNNNNNNNNNNNNNNNNNNNNNNNNNNNNNNNNNNNNNNNNNNNNNNNNNNNNNNNNNNNNNNNNNNNNNNNNNNNNNNNNNNNNNNNNNNNNNNNNNNNNNNNNNNNNNNNNNNNNNNNNNNNNNNNNNNNNNNNNNNNNNNNNNNNNNNNNNNNNNNNNNNNNNNNNNNNNNNNNNNNNNNNNNNCTTTTGGGGActcggatggaggtgagggtggaggtatAGGTGCAGGTTTTACTACCTCCAGCAGTGGCAAGGGAatgtgctgggtgtggagggtgggttagtgggaGGAATGGacttaacaagggagtcatggagggaatgatcGCTGCAGGTagaagtggggagggaaatatatccttggtggtggggtctgactgtcgGTGGCTAAAATAGCAGTTGTACAGGGTGACCCTTGTGTCCATGGGTCCTGTTATCGCGATTTCAGTTACCCGCAGTTTACCACAGcccaaacatattacagggaacattccagaaccaggggctGCCgagaaggtaaatttcccatttaaatgaatgggtttgctacGATTCGTGGTTCTGTGCTTTTGGAACGTATCCCCCACGAGTACAGGAGGGCTTGTCTCCAGACTGAATTATCTCTGTGTTTGTATGTCTTGGACTGAGGTATTCCCAGCAAATCTTGCTTTTTGGCAGATTTCTGTGCCCTGTTTATTTCAGTTGCCTTGCCTGTATTTCTTGCTTTATGGTTGTTGTTCGTGgttacattttaattattttattttacttgagCAGTCACAGGCTGCTACACCACTCCTCCTTCAATGAAAAGAGCATTAGTGGATGTCATTTGTTATCTAAAGGTGCAAAGTTGAGTTGGGCTTGTCACGAGAGAGAAGTGTTTATGAGGTAAAGGTGATCTGTAACATAAGCCATTGTAGATGTGAATCAGGTACTTAAATGAGCATGTAAAATAAGTGTGGCACATCACAGCTACACACAGTAATTTTACATGGTTACATGTAGCAGTAAATCATTGCGATACTGCACATTATTGTAATACAGTATTCATAAAAAAATCACACTATAGTGTACATaatttagaatttaaaaacaactaacataataggaaggatttaaaaaaacgAGGGAGTTCCTTGTATCCTAGGATCTCCTGACTTTTGGCATACACATTGCCCATCGTGATTGTGCCCATGGTGATTGTGTCAAGCTTATGGGATACCTTTTTTTTCTCGTTGTTGATCTTAATGTTTATAAATATCAAATACACTGGAGTAACTGTAATTATAATGACAACCAGATGGGAGAGGAGATGGGTTTGAATATCTGCATTCATTGATGAATCATTTGAAGATGGTTGTTCCTTTGACtgtaccctgaggaacccctggaGAGATGCCTTTCAACAACCGCAACAATTTTTTGTGTCAGGGATGACTCcaacagtggagagtttgcccccaatttCCATTGACTCTGGTTTTGCTagggccccttgatgccacacttaatcagtgcagccttggtgtcaagggctgtcactcttccctcacctccagaACTCAGCTCTTGTCTATGCATGAACCaagggttcaaagtttgtgagaagatttgtagctcgagtgctcgttgttgtggttctgtttgccaagctgggaatttgtgttgcagatgtttcgtcccctgtctaggtgacatccttagtgcttgggagcctcctgtgaagcgcttctgtgatgtttcttccgGCGGAGGAAATGCcggtggatgatccatcttggcctccggCGGAGGAAATGCCGGTGGAAACAGTATTGTAGCTGAAGTGGAACAAGTTGCCTTGGGGTGCGGTACGTTCTCGAGTACAAGATTTCagcactattgctggaatgttgtcagagcccacaacctttgcagtatccactgcctccaagcatttcttgatatcacagaaatgaagactgggatctgtgatgctggggatctttggaggaggccaagatggatcatccacctggcacttctggctgaagattgttgcgaatgcttcaACATCATCCTTTGCACTGACATACTGGGCTCCCCCATTATTGAGAATTGGGATGTTTGTTGCACCCACCCCTTCAGTGAGAGAATTGGTGACTAGCAACAagttttcttgcccatgtttgtCATAATCCCATGAGGCTTCATGGGGtccagcagatggagtttaatttaggtaaatgtgagatgctgctttttggaaaggcaaatcagagcagaacttatacatttaatggtaaggtcctggtaagtgttgctgaacaaagagagtttgaagtgcaggttcatagttccttgaaagtagagttgcatgaAGAtaaggtaatgaagaaggcatttggtatgctttcctttttttgaacagagaattgagtgtaggagttgggagggcatgttgcagctgtacaggacattagttaggccacttttggaatattgcatgcagttctggtctccttcctatcagaaggatgttgtgaaacttgaaagggttcagaaaagatttacaagaatgttgccaggattggaggatttgagctacagggagacctgaataggctgggcctattttcTCAGTAACATTGgaagctgtggggtgaccttagaggtttataaaatcatgaggggcatgggtaggatagaCAGACAAGGCCTTTCCCCTTGTGATGGGGAGTTCAGAATGAAAAGGCATaaattcagggtgagaggggaaagattaaaagggacttaaggggaaacttgttcacgcagtgggtggtgcgtgtatggaatgagctgccagaggaagtggtggaggctggtacaattacaacatttaaaaggcatttggatgggtatataaataggaagggttgagagggatataggccaagtgctggcaaatgggactagattaggttaggatatctaattggcatggatgagttgaaccgaagggtccgtttccatgctgtacatctctatgactctgactcttgcAGCAGTTCCCTCTTTACTGTCTACCAGGTCAGGACGGATGGTGATGGTGTAGTCTGGGATGTCTTGTGCAtcatatgattctgtgagtataacCATATCAGGCTGATTGACCCCCTTGTCATTCAAAAAaaagtctatctcagccttgaaaatattttcaagtctCCATTGCTCacagagggagagaattccaaactttAACAACTCTCGAAGAGAAATTCGTCCTAATACACTACTCACTTGCTATATCTGCATGCTGACTTTTTGTCATTAGCATACAAGACAACCCAGATCTATCTATGACGCAGGACTCCGTAGTCTCTCTCTATAAATAATGTTCTTCTTTACTGTTCTTCCAAGCAAAATAGGCCTTctttcactttcccacattacactTCAGCTTgcacactcacttaacctatctttgTTCCTTTGCAGACCCTGTGAACTTCCTAATGTTCAGACCTTTTTTCGCATCATCAGAAACTATGGTTACATTAAAGTTGGTTCTTTCATTCAAATTATCAACTTAGATTGAACAGTTGAAGTCCCAGTGCTACAAGAATTCAGATCAATCTGTCAAGTATGACTCCCTTTCATAAAGCTGTATTGACTGTTTCTACTTTTTGAAATGTTCTACTGTTACAACTTTAATTTGGAATTCTAATATGTCTCAATGACAGACattgggctaaatgacctataATAGAGATGatacatttgcaattttctatCTGTGTGGACCTTTTcagagaattttggaagattactaATGCATCCACCACGTCAGCAGTCACTTCTTTTAAGAGTCTAGAATGTAGGTCGTCAGACCCAAGGGATGTGGCAGCTTAATATCCAACAGTTAACCTGTTACTTTTTATCTGATGATAATGGATGTTTTAATTTCCCTCTAAATCTCCACTACTCTTGAatagcattttgtgtttttactgtgaatatgaaatcaaagtacttattcaaatcctcttttatttccttatttcccattaATGCCCataaaggaaagaaaactgaGTAAACTTTAGGTAACATTGTTACCTAATGAAAACCTAACAACATGATCTTTCTGTCTGAGCCCAAAGCACAAGGTTTCTGTGTGGAACTAAGGCACATTGTGCTTTTCTGGAGCTAAAATATGTACCAGATTTTAGAAATCATCTCATAAAGCCTTCATAAATATGACAAACAGCAAAAGACGTGCAAACATGAATATTTGTTTTGCCAATTATAACACTTTGATTTGTATAAAACAGATGCAGAATACTTTCTTTAATGACATGATGTAATACAAGAAATTATGGGAACGATAAGTTATTGAAATCTTTACTTCAGTTGGTCAACAGGTTACGAATCACCTCGTAGATTTAGATTATGATTAATATACAGTGCACTACGAGGAGTAGGAAAATGCACAGTACTATCCTATTGACACAAGCACAATCTTGCACACGTGTTTCTTTAAATGATGATAAATGATAAATTCTAAATATTTAGTAAAATCCCGGAATTGAATGCTTGATGTTTAAAATAATTACTTTCACCTTACAATGTAATAGAAGACAAGAGAATACGaagctgggaaaatgttggagaaagcgTAATTCTTTCCATCAGTTTGTTGATGATTAAATTATCCCATTAAATTAACTTGTGTCCATTAACatacatttaattttgaaaaccaAACAGTGTAGCAGAAGAAAATTTATTTTTAGAATTGCTTTTCTGGCTTTCTGACGATTCATCTGGATGGTATAACTCGGAAAGTGAAAAATTGTCATAACAAAGAAGCTAAACATTTAACATCGATTGTTAGCAATTTAATACATCACAGTATATCAGCAAGGTGTAAATTAAAGCCAAGCTAATGTATGTTTATACAAATGTTGGAGGAATAAGAATTATTTTCATCACTCATATTGATGATAAAAGGGATATGCATCACTGTTTCAAAAGAGAGAATTCTTGTTAAAATGTTGCAGATCACACCTAGAATACTCTGAACCGTTTTGAtacccttatctaaggaaatatacatggcattggaggcagtgcagacatTCACGACGCTTATTGCAGGTATGGAAGGGTCACAGATTGAGTACATTGAGTCTGTACTTATTGGAGATTAGAAGGAGTGGAGGTCTTATTTAAACAAAGTTCTTTAGCAGACTTGACATGGGAAATGtaaaaaggttgttttcccttgtgggagattATGAgaacagagggcataatctcagactaTGGGATatacatttaagacagggatgaggaggaatttgttttgTCAGAGGGGagtaaatttgtggaattctttatcacaggcTGGATCATTAAGAGTGTTGAAGGCTGGGAAAGACAAATTTTAGTCAGTAAGGGAGACAAGGATTTTAGGgaaaaagcaggcaaatggagttaaggattatccaATTAGTCTTGATCGCAATAGGTGATAAAGCAGCAACGACGGGCTAAATGGCTGCTTCAATCCTAAATCTTATTGTCTGATGACCAGATTGAGTGTCTACATCATCCTGTTCTTCCACTGGAGATTGTatttctttctttatattctgaaGGGTTTCCCTGTGTGGAAAGTTTCACAGATTAAATCCCAAATATCACTAAACATATCTGTGTAAATAAACTGTGCAAAGGAATCTATTTGCAACAATAAGATGTAACATAATATCCAGCATCACAGTTTCTAAAATTATGGAGTGCCATTCTCTTTTCCTTACCAGGTCTCCTCTGATATTGCATAGTACGTTGGGGCTGCATGAAAACCATTGAACATGGTTGAGATGCTGATGGTGTATGCTCCATTGTTTTTAAAGAGCAACCAGTCTCCAatctccagttcaggcagcatccaggcatcGGAAATATGATCCCTTGAATCACAAGTGGGTCCCCAAATCCTGGTGTTATACAGCTTTTGGTCCAGGGAGTGTTTCTGTGAGAAATAAATACCAGGTCAACTTTCTTAAAAATGTAATCTGTGAGGaagtgaatggaaaaataatgtGGAGAGATGTAAAACGTAAGGCTGATTGACTACCACCCATTTTGCATCAGCACGCAAAGACAAGATCCTGTATGTGTTGGTCATTGCTATTTCCTTTCTCATTGCTATAAATTTATGGGTTCTCACTTCTTTGTTAATGACTGTATGAGCATGTTTAAGTTACAAAGCTAAATACAGATGGCGAAGGCTGTTTCCCAGCTGAGTTCAACTTTACATTAGGCCCCATGTCACTTGAGAGCATTCTCCTATCTCCTGAATACTCCAGAGTTTTTTTTATGCCCCAGTATCTGTTCATTGTTCAAATTATCATGAATCATtttcacatatagatagggtgattaagaaggcatttagcacggtTGCTTTCATTGCTGAGACCTTTAAGTATAGAACGTGGGACATTACGTTGcagttgcacaggatgttggtggttGGTGAGatcttttctggagtactgtgtccagtctggtcaccctgttataagagggatattattaagctgtagagggttcagaagacatttgccaggatgctgctgagaatggagggcttgagttatatggataggctgggacttatttcattggagcatagggaGTTGATTGAAGTGAGAAAGgttgataaaataatgaggggtacagataaggtgaatggcaggtttcTTTTCTATATGAAGGGGGATTTTGAGATGAGGGggattatttttaaggtgagagaagaaatattttaaaaagacatgagaggcaattcttttccacagaaaatggagcatgtgtggaatgaacttccagaggaggtggtgtgtGCAGATATAATACAGCGTTTAGAAGTCTTTCAGGTAAGAACatgatacgggccaagtgcagaccggtgggagtagtttaatttgggaatatagtgagcatggactagttggactgaaaggactgtttccatgctgtatgattctgtgactctatcctTGCATACTGCGTTCTTGCACTGAAGTATTTTGTGCTTAGGTTCCTTTGTCCATCGTTGTTTAATGCAATAAGCTTGAGAAACAGAGGTGGGCCATTCTGTCCATTTCGTCTGCTGCATCATTCAGCAtgtccatggctgatctgatgatcctcagcTCTACTTTCCTACCTTGTGCCCATAACTCTTGGTTTCCTttctgatcaaaaatctgtctggaTCAGACTTGAATATACACTGAACAATCTAATCTTGACCTGTGTGGTAAACCTTTCCATAGATACACCAtcctctgacagaaaaaaaattcttcctcatttttgaCTTAAATTaagactccttactctgagattccaccttctggtcctagacactcTCACAAGGAGTAAGAACCTCTTCATGTTTACCCTGCCAATCTGATATGCTCCGATGAGGTCTCCCCTTATTGCCAAGTATTAGTGTCAAAAATGATGCATTGGCAAAATAGCCCTCACCCTGACGCATTGCCCTCCACGCcttgacagtattgatgactgTTGGGCTCCGGCAAtcttccttaactgtcctcatttttgtctaagaacagcaggctaataaggggccatcttgcctgagatgtgggCCTGGGCGAACCCTCACTCAATCATTCAAGTAAGATAGCAACGAGCTTaactgatagtttttgatatttgggaggcccactcctcccaatctgtaaagtaactgcaatttagtcaatttaattagggGCCGCTTGCGATATCAGATAATAGAATTAAAACAGCTGTTTggtcttctaaatatttgcttagtaaaaagcagaggaagcattCACATAGGAAGCAACAGGCGgggcagaatgttcattttaatgatgtCTATCTGACCTATCCAAGAGATTGGAATTGCCTCCCATTTACGAAGGTCCTGCTTGATTTTGTCGAATAAATgtgcaaaattggctttaaatagcCGATCAAAAACGGGAGTAATAAATATACCTAAGTTAAGAAAGCCCTCCTGCGACCCTCTAAAGGGGAACCAAGATCCGCCTTCAGGATCAGACACACTCGGGAGACCGAGGGCATGGCCTCTGACTTCGCAAAACTGATCTTACAACCCGAGAAGCCACCATTCAAAGGGGGTACTTACACATCCTACAATCCTACTAACCATCCCAACTGCCCTCTCAACTTCTACCAGTTAGGGTCACGCCACATATACCAACCAGTAGAGACAAAAAAGAACACCCAAGAGCAAGGTTAATACTATAAAtaagtaaactaaaaataaatgtcACCAGTCCCTTAACATAGAAATCAAAGATAAATACTCTATCTGCCCCGGACATCATTTCACGCAACTTATTACTAGAAAGGAGACTCCACCAactccttgtttaaaaaaaagcaaacccGAACAGCCCTGTCCTCTACGCCTTTCAGCTGTTTGACTTAAGTCAATGTGTCCACAAAgttctttgctttctctgatgAGTTGAACAAATGTATGAATCCATTATGATTGATCCGAGGCACTGCTGAATATCTTAAAGAATGCTGGATACTaagctctctcaatctcctcttgatgCCAACCTAGGACTTCCTTTTCCAGACCACTGAtgctgagaagtcctgaaaaacCATGATTCTGGAGCCGCCACATACCAATGCCCTCTGATCCCTCCGCTGTTTGTCTTTATCATGATGGAACCTTACCAGGACAGAGCGTGGGCACTGATCCGCACTTGGTTTTCGTGCTGCGATCTGGTGGGCTCTCTCAATTGTTATCCTACCCTTTTCAACCTTCAACCCAAGAAATTCCAGAAACCATTTCTTGAAGAGCTCTGCCGGCTGCTCACATTCCGTACCCTCTGGTAtgccaaaaacgtgcaggttctttcttctgccTCTGTTTTCGAGATCgtctaccagatccaacagaccatggacctgtgtttccagggcttcaatcCAGCTCTTGGAGGCGTCAGTCTCTGGCTCTACCCCTAGCCTGGTGCTCAAGCTCATCACTCCTTTTTCCCCAAGTCTTCCAGCATAGCAGATACAGGAGCCAGCTTCTCCTCAATTTTTTCCTGGATCTGCTTCCCCAGGACCTCGAGATTTAGCAAGCTTCTCAACCAGGGTCTAGTGAGTAAGCAAGCCCGCTACTTCAGAGGGCTGGACCATGGCCCCGGCCCAAGGCAAGCTTCTTTCGTTGGCAATTTCCAACTGCAAGAGCATaggtaaatag
The sequence above is drawn from the Chiloscyllium plagiosum isolate BGI_BamShark_2017 chromosome 5, ASM401019v2, whole genome shotgun sequence genome and encodes:
- the LOC122549715 gene encoding antizyme inhibitor 2-like, translated to MMYYLNDGLYGSFCNFANYRGLLKPILYKKHSLDQKLYNTRIWGPTCDSRDHISDAWMLPELEIGDWLLFKNNGAYTISISTMFNGFHAAPTYYAISEETWETLQNIKKEIQSPVEEQDDVDTQSGHQTIRFRIEAAI